A region of the Pseudobacteroides sp. genome:
TTTGTGAAGGGGGCTAATAGATGGCTTACGATCAGATTTGGAAACAGGATGAAGAAAATCTGAACAATGTCGAGAAAATCAAATTAAGAAGAGACGGGCTTGATGTTGTTGACACAATTATAAATAAATACTCAAAGCAAGGACTGGATTCGGTATCAGAGGATGATAAGATACTTTTAAAATGGGCAGGGATTTATGAACAAAGGCCCAAAACCGGTCAGTTCATGCTAAGGGTGCGTATCAATACGGGAATAATGAGTTCGGTTCAGGCAAAAACATTGGCAGACATCTCTCATAAGTATGGCAGGGATTATGCCAGAATAAGTACAAGGGGTGCAGTTCAATTTTATAATATTGAGATAAATGATTTGCCGGATATTTTTAAGATGCTTGAAAGTGTGGGGCTTGCAAGCTATGAGTCCTGTGGTGATTGTCCTAGGACTGTTGTAGGCAATCCTTTAGCAGGAATTGATAAAGATGAGTTAATGGATACAACTGACATAGTTAATGAGGTAAATAACTTTTTTCTCTTAAACAGAGACTTTTCCAACTTGCCGAGAAAATTTAAGATTTCAATATCATCAAGCATAAACAACCCGGGAAATTGCGAAATAAATGACATTTCCTTTACTCCTGCGGTTAAGGTAGTTGATGGAAATGAAGTTATTGGGTTTCATTTTAGAGTGGGTGGAGGGCTTTCAACAAAACCTAATATGGCAAAAGAGGTTGATGCCTTTGTTCTTCCGGAGGATGTCTTAAGGGTAGTGGTAGGAGCTGCAACAATATTCAGGGACTTTGGTTACAGAAAAAGCAGAAATCATGCCCGCTTGAAGTTTCTTATAGAAGACTGGGGAGTAGAAAAATTTACCCAGAAATTGTTTGAGTATACAGGCAAGCTGCCGTCAAAGGGCATAGACAAGGTAGAAAATTGGAACAGCTCATATTTCTATGGTGTTAATAAGCAAAAGCAAAAAGATAAAAGCTATATTGGAATACATGTACCGTTAGGAAGCCTAAAATCAGGCCAGTTAACTGAATTGGCCAAGATAAGTGAAAGGTTTGGCGATGGTTTTATAAGAACCACTTCAAGCCAGAATATTATTATAACAGGGATTAAGAATTCTGATATTGATGAGGTATTAAGCCTGCCAATTTTTAAGGATTTGAGCCCAAATCCCAAAACATTTTTAAGTCATTTAGTGGCGTGTACCGGTTCAAAGTACTGTAATCTTGCCCTGGCAGACACACAAAAAATCGGGGAAAGGCTTGCAAGCTATCTTGACAGCAAACTGAAGCCTGATACACCTATACGTATAAACATAACAGGCTGTCCTAATTCTTGCGGACACCTTCATATAGCTGATATTGGCCTGCAGGCTGCCATGGTAAAATCAGAGGATAAGATGGAAGAGGCGTATGATGTCTTTATTGGCGGAAAGCTTGGACCTGGGGCACAATTCGCTCAGAAACTAAAAGGACGTGTTAAGGAAGATAATTTGCTGTCGCTAATTTACATGTTTGTTTCAGTCTATTTGGAGAAACGAGATGGTGCAGAGTCATTTAATGAGTTTGTAAAAAGACTGGAAATATCATTTTTTCAGGAAATTTTGGATAACAACAATCATTGATAGCACAACGAAAAGTCATGAATAAGAAAAACAAGCTGTAGTCATTATATGCAGACAGCTTGTTTTTCTTAATTAATTTTGCTTAGTTATTTTTCATTCATGCCTTAATTAACTCATTAAATTGTTCTTTTCATAATAATAGCCTGAAAACTCCAGTTTGTCAGCTACCTTTGCCTGAGGAGGAAGAGTGATGTCTTTAAGAACATACTCCTTGAACACCTGATATCCGGTTCTGTCCACGATATATCCCACATGCTCCTTGCCATCTGGACTATCCTTGTCAATGAATTTATCGATGTAGATATATAAGTTTTTGATAACCTTAATAATTGTCTCCTTGTCAACCCACTCAAGAAAAGTAGCTGCAAGACGGGGGTTTTTCTTACCGGTCCTGCCCATGACAACCACACGGAAAAAGTTCTGGGGGTTTCGGTGCCAGGCATTAGTGGGGCATTTCATGATACATTCACCGCAGCCTATGCATCTGGTTTTGTCAAGCTTAATCTTATAGTTTACCATGGATAGTGCTCCAGTAACTCTGCGTTTGCAATTCTTAACACAGGCATTGCAGGAGATGCATCTGTATTCGTCATATTGCCTGTCAACCTGACCGATTATTCCAATATCCTGTAAATGAGCCTTAATACAGTCGTTTGGACAGCCTGTCAATGCGATTTTTACATGGTAGTCATTGGGGAAGGCTGTTTTTTCGATCTCATAGGCAAAAGCAGTTGTGTCATAGTTTGCAAACGGACATACCCTGTTACCTATACAAGCGGATATGTTCCTTGTACCTGCAGCAGGATAACCTTCTAAGGGAGTATCGATTTCAACACCGTGTAAAACCTCTATTTCGGTTATATATGGAGCAATAATATTATTTATCTCCTGCATGTTTTCAAAGTCAATTTGAGGTATTTCAAAACCTTGCCTGCTTGTTATGTGAACGGTTCCGTTTCCGTATCTGTTGGCAATTTCCTTTAAAAGATCAAAGTGCTTTACGTTAAGGTGGCCGCCTGGAACCCTTATTCTTAATGCTGTTTTCCCTCTTTTTTTAGTAATTCTCCATGCATTCTTCTTAACTTTTTTTGTATTTATTGACATCTCTACACCAACCTTTTCAATCAATAAGAGTCTTTGCCTTGGTATACCTGAAAACAGGCCCCTCAAGGCATATATAGGTTTCATCTATTTTGCAGTGACCGCATTTACCAACTCCGCAGCTCATGTTTCGTTCGAAGGAAACCCAGATGTTTTCCTCTTTGATCCCAAGTTTGATAAACTCCCTGGCAGTGCAACTCATCATAATTGGGGGACCCACAATAATAACTTCTACATTGTCAAAATCCTTTACCTTTACATGAGAAACAAAATCAGTTATAAAACCTGTATTACATGCCCAAGCGGAATCATTGCGATCCACAGTCAGAATAACGTTCATATCCTGAGATTTTGTCCATTGATCCACTTCGCCTTTAAAAAGGATGTCTTTTGGAGTTTTAAATCCTATCAATACATCAAGTCCATTTACTTCGTCCGGATTGTTTAAAAAATGCTTAATAATGCTTTTGACAGGTGCAAGTCCGGTACCGCCTGCAGACACTATCAGCTGTTTATTCCTGTATGAGTCAAGGGAAAAGCCGTTGCCGTAAGGACCGCGTAGATGGATATAGTCTCCGGCCTTTAGCTTTTTTATTTCATTTGTTACCTTACCTATGTGACGGATAGTCAGATCTATAAAACCTGTTCCAAAATCAGAAATGGATATGGGGCATTCTCCGACCGTAGGTATGGACACTTGAAGAAACTGCCCATGAACGACAGGCTTATCATATTCGACCCTATAAGTATAGTCAATTTCTGTTTCGGGGGTGACTTGCACAATTTTATATTTCTTTGATAAAAAACTATTTTCCATCGGTATTTGCTCCTTCTGCCAGTTTAGCCAATTTGTTAACAGAATTGGAGTAGGATATATACTCGGGGCAAACTTCGTCACATCTGCCGCATCCAGTACACATGTTGTACCCAAAACGCTTTTTAAAATCATATACTTTGTGAAAAACCTTAAAGCGCATCCTTTCTCCGTTGCTCCTTCTGAATGAATGTCCTCCTGCCATATCGGTATAGCCGTCAACATGGCAGCTTGCCCAAACGCGTCTTCTTTCTCCTGCGTTTGGCTGGCCGTCATACTTTATATCCTGCATTGACCAGCAGGTACAGGTCGGACATACAAAATTGCATCTTCCGCAGGCTATACATCTTTTGGTGTATTCGGACCAGATATCATCTTGGAACATATCCATTGTGATCTTGTTTATATCAGGTACTGCTACCTTTACCTGATTTGACTTAACAAACTCAGGGGAGAAGTCAGTTTTTTTACCTTTGTCCTGGAAGTATTTATCAAATTCCGAATTATTAAAGTGGCATGAAACTTTATTATCATTAAAGCGAAGAGCAATGTCATAATTATTTGTTTCATTCATGCCCATAGATACGCAGAAGCATGAGTCAAACCCCTCTCTACATTCAAGCATGAATATTTTAATCTTGTCTCGCAGCCTCTTATAGTAGTAGTCCCCATTGTTGCCGCCATTTTTTATAAACACCGATTCCAATATGGACAATGAGTTTATATCGCAAGGTCGCATCAGAATAATATATTTTTTATCATCAATCTGCGGAACTACCTCCTCATCGTTAAAGAAATAAAACAAAGTTTGTGTGATGGGAAAGTATATTTCCTTGGGAGAAAAATCGGACTTTTCATCATGAATTATGGAATACACATCTTTGATTTCCGAATACCTGACTATATCAGTACCAGAGTAAGTTCCTATGCCTTCATGCTTGACAGGAGCAAAGATGGTGTATTCTTTATTGAGCTCTTTAAGTACTTCATCAAATTGAGAACAAGTCAGTTCAATAGACATATCAGGACTCCTTTATAACTTTTTTTGAAGATATAAACCAGTACACAAAACCCATAAAGAAGGAACCGCCTGCAATGTTGCCCAGGGTAACGGGTACCAGGTTATTTATAAAACCAATCCAGTTCACGCTTGGATCGGTATGGGGAGCAAAAATTCCCATACCTAGAAGAGTCATGTTTGCGACGCTGTGTTCGAAGCCTGAACCTATAAATCCAAAAAGACACCAGAATATCAGCATAAGCTTGGCTGTCTCCTCCTTTGCTCTAGCACACATCCATATGGCAAGACACACAAGAAGATTACAGAGTAGGCCCCTGAAAAACAATTCACTAAAGGGGGCCGTCATCTTCATTGCAGATGTGCCGACAATAAATGAGTTTAGAGGCTCCTTTGCAATAAGTCCGGTTCCGGCCATAATTCCTGCCAGCATCAGTGAGCCTGCAAGATTTCCCAGATAGCTTAGAACCCAAACCTTTGCAGTATCAAGCCAGCTTACCTTCTTTTCAAGGTTGCCGATTACCATTACCATGTTGTTTCCGGTAAAAAGTTCGGCACCGGCAAAAATAACCAGAGTCAATGCAAGGGAAAATGACACACCCATCAATGCTTTAAGGAAGGGTATATTAGCTTCCTTCAAAGGTGCTCCTACGGAGAAAATCAGTATGATACCCAGCCCCACATATATACCGGCCATCATCGAGTATATAAAATACCTTAAAGGTGTTTGTTTGAGAAAGTTTGCCTTGTTTTTTGCGGCCTCGGAAAGCTTGATAACAGTTTCTTTTTCCAAAGTTTATCAGCCCTTTTCATTTTATATTACATAAATTTATATCGAGTAAATTAAACATTTTAATAATTATACTATAAATAATTAAAAAAATTCGTATCCATAGATACCAAATTTACTTTTATTAGTAAAGAACAAAATGACTTGCAATTTTGCAACATGAACCATAATTTCTTAACATAGAAAAAATACACACCCTTTAGGATGTGCATTTTTTCTATGTTAAGAAATTATAATGTATTCTACAACGCAACTTTCAACGAATTTATTCTTTGCCGTTCCAGCAGTATGTGCATACGTTATCCCATGGTAATCCGATTGCATCAAGCATATCGTACAGGGATTGATATTTTAACGTTGTGAAGTTCAAACGCTTTTTTATGCAATCAATCATGCAATTGTATTTATCTGTTCTCGGATCACAGTATTGATCCAATGAATCAGGCTCGCCACCTTCCAATTCCTGTATGGCTTGTCTAGCTACCAGGTCCATTTCTGAGTTTGATCTTGAAAAGTTCAGGTATTTGCAGCCATAAACCAGCGGCGGACAGGCCGGTCGAACATGGACCTCCTTGACATTACAACTGTAGAGCAATTCAGCCGTCTCCCTCATTTGGGTACCGCGAACAATCGAGTCGTCGCAAAACAGAAGCCGCTTACCTACAACCAGATCAGTGATGGGTATAAGTTTCATCTTCGCCACAAGGTTTCTTATACTCTGATCTTGAGGCATAAAGCTTCTGGACCAGGTTGGGGTATACTTGATAAAAGGCCTTCCAAAGGGAACCCTGGACTCATTGGAATAACCTATGGCATGTGCAATACCAGAATCAGGTATTCCGGCCACCAAATCTATTTCTACATTGTCATTACGTGCTAATGCAGCACCATTACGATAGCGCATTACCTCGACATTCATTCCTTCATAGGATGAAGATGGATAACCATAATAGACCCAAAGGAAAGCACAAATTTTCATTTTATCGCCAGGGGGTGAAATTTTCTGTATGCCGTCCGGTGTCAAAAGAATTATTTCCCCAGGGCCAAGCTCATATTTCGTTTGATATCCCATATTTGCGAAAGCACAAGACTCAAATGATACACAGTATGCACCTTCTTTTTCTCCTACAACAAGAGGTGTTTTTCCAAAACGGTCCCTTGCAGCATAAATTCCTTCAGAGGTCAGTATCAGCATGGTGCATGAGCCGTCTATGGCTTGTTGTGCATTTAAGATACCTTCCTTAAAGGACTCGCCTTCATCTATTAAATTGGATACAACTTCGGTAGGGTTGATTACTCCTCTGCTCAACTCCAGGAAATGAGTATTCTGTTTTGCCAGAGATTTGTCTACAAGATCCTGAAGGTTGTTTATACGCCCAACTGTGGATATTGAATAATACCCAAGGTGGGAATAGACAGTCAAGGGTTGCGGCTCAGTATCGCTTATGCAGCCTATTCCCATATTTCCTTCCATACCTGACAAATCTTCTTCAAACTTTGCCCTAAACTGTATATTTTGAATGTTGTGAATGGATCTTACAATACTGTTTCCGTTCCATACTGCCATTCCCCCGCGGCTTGTGCCTAAGTGTGAGTGGTAGTCGGTACCGAAATACAGATCCATAACACAACTGCTTTTTGAAACTACACCAAATAGTCCTCCCATTATAAATACACTCTCCCATGTTATTTGAAATAAATTAATTTCTGCCGGTAACTTTTAGTCTAGATTAAAAGTGATAAATCTAATACATTTATCTGTAGCAAATCTCGTTGAAGCGTTCGATAATGTCTAGGAAATTATGTTGTATGCTACACCATAATTTCTCACGACAACTTCAAGGTTGCAAAATTGCAAGCAATTTTGTTTTTGCTCCGCCAAATGTAAGATTATTAACACTTTTAATCTATAATATCGTTGTGGTAATCTTGTACGGATTTTACCTTATCTTCTTTAAGATGGGTTTCCTTGTAAGATTTAATACCTTTAGCACTTGCAAGTGCGGCTGTAAGTGTAGTAATATATGGTATCTTATATTTTATAGCGGTCTTACGAATATAAGAATCGTCATGCTGGCCTTGTTTGCCGATTGGTGTATTTACAATCAACTGGATTTCTTTGTTTGTTATAGCATCCGTTATATTTGGGCGACCTTCTTGCAGCTTTTTAATTAATTCAGACTTAATACCGTTTTGGGTCAAAAAGTTATGAGTTCCTTCAGTTGCTACTATTTTAAAGTCTAGGCCAACAAATATCTTTGCAACCTCGAGCATAGCGGATTTATCTTTTCCTGCTACACTGAACAAGACGGTTCCTGAAGTGGGCAGAGGTGCTTGTGTAGCTTCCTGTGCTTTGAAGAAAGCAAGGCCGAATGAGTTTGCAATGCCTAAAACTTCCCCTGTAGAACGCATTTCAGGCCCTAGGAGAGGATCAACTTCATGGAACATGCTAAACGGGAATACAGCCTCTTTTACTCCAAAATGTGTAATCTTTTTGGATTTTAACTCATTTATAGCTGATTTCTTGCCTGTAATATCAGCCATAATAGCTTCTGTTGCAATGTGGGCCATTGATATATTACATACCTTTGAAACCAGAGGAACTGTCCTTGAAGCACGAGGATTGGCTTCTAACACATAAACCCGGTCATCTGCAATAGCATATTGCATGTTCATCAGACCTACCACTTTAAGCTTCCTTGCTATCTTTGCCGTATATTCGTAAATTGTCTGCAAATGCTTGGGCGAAATATTGATAGGAGGTATAACACATGCTGAGTCTCCAGAGTGGATACCTGCCAATTCAATATGCTCCATAACGGCAGGGACAAAAGCTTCTGTTCCGTCAGCAATGGCATCTGCTTCTGCTTCAATAGCATTTGCCAGGAATCTGTCTATCAGTATAGGACGTTCAGGAGTAATATCAACAGCAGCTTTGACATATTGGGTAAGCATTTCTTCATCATAAACCACTTCCATGCCGCGGCCGCCAAGTACGTATGACGGTCTAACCATTAAAGGATATCCGATTCTGTTTGCAATTGAAAGTGCCTCTTCCAGGTTGCTGGCCATGCCGGATTCAGGCATTGGAATATCAAGCTCTTCCATTATTTTACGGAACATGTCACGGTCTTCGGCAAGGTCTATTGTATCAGGTGTGGTTCCTAGAATTTTAACTCCGGCTTTTTCAAGTTCTCCCGCAATGTTTAACGGAGTCTGGCCGCCGAATTGGATGATTATTCCTATGGGATTTTCTTTGTTGTAAATGCTTAGTACATCTTCAACTGTCAGTGGCTCAAAATATAGCTTATCTGATGTATCGTAGTCAGTTGATACTGTCTCAGGATTACAGTTTACAATTATCGTCTCAAAGCCCAAATCACGCAATGCGAAAGCTGCATGTACACAACAGTAATCAAACTCAATCCCTTGACCGATACGGTTAGGACCCCCACCGAGTATCATTACTTTCTTTTTATTACTGGACTCTGTCTTATCATTGGCATTGTAAGTTGAGTAATAGTATGCAGCATTTTCTACGCCGCTAACAGGAACAGGTTCCCATCCTTCCACTACGCCTAAAGCTACACGCTGTTTTCTGATTTCTTCTTCAGGGATGTTTAGAAGCTTTGATAAATAGCGGTCGGCAAAACCGTCTTTTTTAGCCTGGACAAGCAAATCGTCAGGAAGTTTGCTTCCGGTGTGCTTTAATATTTCTTCTTCTAATAAAACAAGATCTTTCATTTGCTGAATGAACCACTGCTTGATGTGGGTCAAGCGGCTGAGTTCATCAATATCTGCTCCCTTACGCAATGCTTCATACATAATGAATTGACGCTCGCTGGATGGCTCTCTCAGCATTTCCATAAGCTCAGATAGTGAACAATTGTTAAAGTTCTTTGCAAAACCTAAGCCATACCGCCCGGTTTCAAGGGAACGAATTGCTTTTTGAAAGGCTTCCTTGTAGTTTTTACCAATACTCATAACTTCCCCGACAGCCCTCATCTGGGTTCCAAGTTTATCCTGGGAGCCTTTGAATTTTTCGAAGGCCCAACGTGCAAACTTAACAACTACATAATCACCTGAAGGTGTATATTTTTCCAGTGATCCGTCACGCCAGTAGGGAATTTCGTCTAAAGTAACACCGGCAGCCAGCATTGAGGATATCAATGCAATTGGGAAACCTGTAGCTTTAGATGCCAGAGCGGAAGAACGTGAAGTACGAGGGTTTATTTCTATAACTACTACACGACCGGTTTTGGGGTCGTGAGCAAACTGTACGTTGGTGCCTCCGATTACTTGTATTGCTTCAACTATATCGTAGGCGTGTCTTTGAAGACGTTGTTGGAGTTCGGGACTTATAGTCAGCATAGGTGCGGAGCAGAATGAGTCTCCTGTATGCACACCTATAGCATCAATGTTTTCTATAAAGCACACAGTAATCATTTGGTTTTTGGAGTCACGAACAACTTCTAGTTCAAGTTCTTCCCATCCAAGTACCGATTCTTCAACAAGAATTTGACCGATAATGCTTGCAGCAATTCCACGCTGAGCAACAATCCTTAACTCTTCAATATTGTATACCAGTCCGCCGCCTGTACCCCCCATGGTATAAGCTGGGCGAATTACAACCGGAAATCCAAGCTCAAGGGCAATTTTTTCAGCCTCTTCAACACTGAAGGCAGGTTTGCTGCGTGGCATTTCTATACCGAGTCTGTTCATGGTTTCTTTAAATGCAATCCTGTCTTCGCCTCGTTCTATTGCATCTACCTGAACTCCTATAACTTTAACACCATATTTTTCAAGCACTCCTGCTTTTGACAGCTCAAGGCACAGGTTAAGTGCGGATTGACCTCCTAAATTCGGCAGCAATGCATCAGGACGTTCTGTATCGATAATCTGAGTTAATCTTTCTACATTAAGCGGCTCAATATAAGTTGCATCAGCCATGACCGGGTCAGTCATGATAGTTGCTGGATTAGAGTTTACCAGTACTATTTTGTATCCGAGTTTCCGGAGAGCTTTACATGCTTGAGTACCGGAATAATCAAACTCACATGCTTGTCCTATAATTATGGGTCCGGAACCAATAATTAGTATTTTGCTGGTATCATTTCTTTTAGGCATATTTTTACTCCTTCTTTATTAATAAAACTGTCTAGAAGATATTATATAATAGATGATGAATAAATTACATCGGTTACATAAATTTTTTTATATACAAAATCGCTGGCGATTTTGCAACCTTGGTGTTGTCATGAGAAGTTGTGGTGTTGAATACACCATAATTTCCTAGACATTAAAAAAAGGCCCTATACAGCGGTTATGCTGCACAGGGCCCGAAAGCTTTTTATACTTTATATTTTTCCAGCTTGTTGTCAAGCTCTTGTACCAGAGCAACCAGATGGTGTGATGAGGAATTCATTTCATCTATGAATTTTAATTGACTTTCAATGGAGGTTGTTACGTCTTTGCTTGATGATGCGGTTTGTACAGATACTTCCGAAATGTGTTCGATTGCTTTTATGACATCATTTTTGTCATTCTGCATTTTTTGTATGGATTCATTGACCTGCTGAATTTTATTGACAACCAAGTTTATTGCATTGGCAATATCGTTAAATGCACTGTCGGTTTTATTTACAGCGAGATTTTGTTCCTGGGAGACCTTTTTCATCGCTTCCATGGATATTATTGCATGCCGTGTTTCTTCCTGAATGCTTTGCACAAGTGTGTTTATTTCTTCGGTGGATTTTCTGCTTTGGTCTGCAAGTTTCCTTACTTCCTCTGCTACTACAGCAAATCCTTTTCCGGCTTCACCGGCTCTTGCGGCTTCAATGGCAGCATTTAAGGCCAACAGATTGGTCTGCTCGGCAATGCTTTCGATAGACTCAACAAACAAGCCGATGTCCTTAGTGGTATCCGTAAGTTTTTCTACAACCAAAAATATTTTTTCCGATGTATCAAAATTTTCCTTGGATTTTTCTCTTAGGACATTTACCGATTGAAGCCCAATATTATTTAAGTTGTTTATTTTATTTGTTTCCGTAGCCACTTCGGAATAGCTTTCAAACACAAAGTTGATTTGTTGGGATAGTTTTTCAACAACACCCACACCTTGCTGGGCTTCTGCTGCCTGATCAGAGGAACTGGCAGCTATTTCATCCGCTGTTTGAGAAATGGCTTTAATAGCTTCCGAAGCATCTATAGCGGTTGAATTGACTTGGGTTGTTGACTTCACTATATTTGAGGAGAGAGTGTGAAAGCTTTTAATAAGCTGATTGGTATCACTTAGTACAGAGTTGAAGAAAGATGCCATTTTGGAGAAATAACCATAGTCGCCAATGTTTATGGGCTCGGAATAATCTCCGTTGGTTATTTTCTCCAATTGTGCATTCATTTGTCTTATTATTCGGTTAAATGTCATGTCGGTAGCTTTTTTAATCAAGAGAGCTATAGCAAGACAGGCACTGGTATTAAAAATAAGCGGTCGGATATTGTAGTTGGATTGTGCAAATGTCAGCAGACCTGTTGCAAGGGCAATTATAACTACCAGTAAGTAGGCTATTCTTAAGGGACTTATAAAAGCACGTTTCATAAATATAAGACCTCCATTTTTAGTTTTAGGAATGAATAAACCAATTAGAGATAGACAAGAGATGTTTTTTAAAAAGTTGTTGAATTACATTTGGAAAATTGTTGTTACCATAATATTAATATAATTCTATAAAACCATGAAAACTCCTTCTTGAATATTCAAAAAATGTTGTAAATATATTTATTTGGTATTGACAAAATCTTTTGGGTATACTTTTATTAAGTAGTAACTTCAATTTTGCAATATTACGGGAGGAAACATGAAAGAAGAGAATGTTATGGAAAATAAACGACTTATAGGTTGGGAGAGGAGAACAGCTATATTTTTATCCAGCCAGACCTTCTCCTTGTTCGGGTCTTCATTAGTGCAGTTTGCTATAATATGGTACATAGCTAAAACCACCAACTCAGGAATTATGGTCACCATCTCAACAATATGCTCGTTTTTACCTCAGCTGTTTATATCGCTGTTCGCAGGAGTTTGGGCCGACAGATATAATCGAAGGATGTTAATTGTATTGTCAGACGGGATGATCGCAATTTCTACCTTAATTTTAGCTGTTGTATTTTTTATGGGCTATAAAGGAATGGTGCTTATTTTCTTAATTTCGGCAATCCGTTCTTTGGGGACAGGAATACAAACCCCTGCCGTTAGTGCATTTATTCCTCAAATAGTTCCTGAAGAAAAATTAATGAGAATAAATGGTATCAACAGTACCATCCAATCATTAGTGTTTCTTGTATCACCTGCTGCCAGCGGTGCTATTCTTTCTACCAGCACTTTTGAATCCATTTTGTTTATAGATGTTATTACAGCGGCTGTTGGAATAACCCTATTACTGGCACTTAAAGTTCCTGCTCACAAAAGGGCATCGGATAAACCTGATACCGATTACTTCCATGATCTCAAAGAAGGGCTCAGGTATTCCTTTAGAAATACGTTTATTAAAAATTTGCTTTTATTCTATTCTATATTTATGTTTTTGATTGTGCCTGCTGCATTTCTTAATGTTTTAATGGTTACCAGAGTATTCGGAAATGAGTATTGGCAGCTTACCGCCAATGAAATGGCCTTTTTTGCAGGTTCCATTGTTGGAGGAATTGCTATTGCATCATGGGGAGGCTTTAAGAACCGTATTGTTACATTAGTTTTCGGCTGCTGTATCTTCGGTGTTTTAACAGTGGCTATCGGTTTTGTAAAAATCTTTTATGTTTATCTGGGAATCATGGTTCTTACAGGCATAACCATGCCGATGTTTAATTCTCCGAGCATGGTCTTATTGCAGGAGAAGGTTGATATCGATATGCAGGGAAGAGTATTCAGCCTTATACAGATTGTTTCATCGGGAATTATGCCATTGGGTATGCTCGTTTTTGGACCGCTGGCTGATGTGGTCAGGATAGAGATGCTTATGATAATATCAGGAGTACTGATTGTTATCTTAAGTATCATCATGTTCTTAAATAAAAATTTTATCAAAGAAGGTATTAAAGCTCAGTAATATTATAAACAGAATGAATGCTTAATTATTGCTGCGATTACAGTTGCTTTCATGGTATAATCTTTTATATTAAAAGTGATAACTTATAAAAATTAGATTTCAATAATACATAGGAAATGGGTAAGATTTCATGGAAAACTATTTTGATATAGTCATTGTGGGGGCAGGAGCGGTAGGCTGTGCAATAGCCAGGGAGCTCTCGAAGTACAAGCTCCAGATCGCAGTGCTGGAGAAGGAAAGTGATGTTGCAGCGGGAACAAGCGGCAGAAACAGTGCTGTTGTTCATGCGGGCTTTAACAACAAGG
Encoded here:
- a CDS encoding methyl-accepting chemotaxis protein, translated to MKRAFISPLRIAYLLVVIIALATGLLTFAQSNYNIRPLIFNTSACLAIALLIKKATDMTFNRIIRQMNAQLEKITNGDYSEPINIGDYGYFSKMASFFNSVLSDTNQLIKSFHTLSSNIVKSTTQVNSTAIDASEAIKAISQTADEIAASSSDQAAEAQQGVGVVEKLSQQINFVFESYSEVATETNKINNLNNIGLQSVNVLREKSKENFDTSEKIFLVVEKLTDTTKDIGLFVESIESIAEQTNLLALNAAIEAARAGEAGKGFAVVAEEVRKLADQSRKSTEEINTLVQSIQEETRHAIISMEAMKKVSQEQNLAVNKTDSAFNDIANAINLVVNKIQQVNESIQKMQNDKNDVIKAIEHISEVSVQTASSSKDVTTSIESQLKFIDEMNSSSHHLVALVQELDNKLEKYKV
- a CDS encoding amidophosphoribosyltransferase is translated as MGGLFGVVSKSSCVMDLYFGTDYHSHLGTSRGGMAVWNGNSIVRSIHNIQNIQFRAKFEEDLSGMEGNMGIGCISDTEPQPLTVYSHLGYYSISTVGRINNLQDLVDKSLAKQNTHFLELSRGVINPTEVVSNLIDEGESFKEGILNAQQAIDGSCTMLILTSEGIYAARDRFGKTPLVVGEKEGAYCVSFESCAFANMGYQTKYELGPGEIILLTPDGIQKISPPGDKMKICAFLWVYYGYPSSSYEGMNVEVMRYRNGAALARNDNVEIDLVAGIPDSGIAHAIGYSNESRVPFGRPFIKYTPTWSRSFMPQDQSIRNLVAKMKLIPITDLVVGKRLLFCDDSIVRGTQMRETAELLYSCNVKEVHVRPACPPLVYGCKYLNFSRSNSEMDLVARQAIQELEGGEPDSLDQYCDPRTDKYNCMIDCIKKRLNFTTLKYQSLYDMLDAIGLPWDNVCTYCWNGKE
- the carB gene encoding carbamoyl-phosphate synthase large subunit, with the protein product MPKRNDTSKILIIGSGPIIIGQACEFDYSGTQACKALRKLGYKIVLVNSNPATIMTDPVMADATYIEPLNVERLTQIIDTERPDALLPNLGGQSALNLCLELSKAGVLEKYGVKVIGVQVDAIERGEDRIAFKETMNRLGIEMPRSKPAFSVEEAEKIALELGFPVVIRPAYTMGGTGGGLVYNIEELRIVAQRGIAASIIGQILVEESVLGWEELELEVVRDSKNQMITVCFIENIDAIGVHTGDSFCSAPMLTISPELQQRLQRHAYDIVEAIQVIGGTNVQFAHDPKTGRVVVIEINPRTSRSSALASKATGFPIALISSMLAAGVTLDEIPYWRDGSLEKYTPSGDYVVVKFARWAFEKFKGSQDKLGTQMRAVGEVMSIGKNYKEAFQKAIRSLETGRYGLGFAKNFNNCSLSELMEMLREPSSERQFIMYEALRKGADIDELSRLTHIKQWFIQQMKDLVLLEEEILKHTGSKLPDDLLVQAKKDGFADRYLSKLLNIPEEEIRKQRVALGVVEGWEPVPVSGVENAAYYYSTYNANDKTESSNKKKVMILGGGPNRIGQGIEFDYCCVHAAFALRDLGFETIIVNCNPETVSTDYDTSDKLYFEPLTVEDVLSIYNKENPIGIIIQFGGQTPLNIAGELEKAGVKILGTTPDTIDLAEDRDMFRKIMEELDIPMPESGMASNLEEALSIANRIGYPLMVRPSYVLGGRGMEVVYDEEMLTQYVKAAVDITPERPILIDRFLANAIEAEADAIADGTEAFVPAVMEHIELAGIHSGDSACVIPPINISPKHLQTIYEYTAKIARKLKVVGLMNMQYAIADDRVYVLEANPRASRTVPLVSKVCNISMAHIATEAIMADITGKKSAINELKSKKITHFGVKEAVFPFSMFHEVDPLLGPEMRSTGEVLGIANSFGLAFFKAQEATQAPLPTSGTVLFSVAGKDKSAMLEVAKIFVGLDFKIVATEGTHNFLTQNGIKSELIKKLQEGRPNITDAITNKEIQLIVNTPIGKQGQHDDSYIRKTAIKYKIPYITTLTAALASAKGIKSYKETHLKEDKVKSVQDYHNDIID